One region of Actinomycetota bacterium genomic DNA includes:
- a CDS encoding diguanylate cyclase, which produces MEETAGGGGEGGLWAGETDREVRKREFIFRLFFTLGFLLLVQLERLDVNLGGEISYPPLYILGGIYLAYTLATYRYYRVLSLRGRLRWLAAIIDVSAICLAIYLCGGVESYTFLFLGLASLIGGVYGEFGGAVFASLLALLGYTAVILADRTIPSGYDLPRALALRYGFLAGASILNFYVTDILLKDRRRLRLFYEISRSSSKSPALYNVISEITYRMAEIMRAEITLLLTHDENSASLVAQQPSPGLDFLTATRLRMPMGSESLLVKAFEQGRPLLLTRRACREMELPALLPEIRVLDLLACPLEARGKKIGLLVLANKMDRRGYSRRDLELLCLLAPHISVFLDNALLFRRSEEKVAQLTSLIRVVDAIHTTSSLDQLYNLAMDVIRALFAPDKALINLVDAQSGMLRTVRNLGYGQEYAEKHLSHPFEPVADCFVLRSGDHFLCPDVESEKRCPNMVVSEDIRSVLCVPIRSGTKLYGILHMASHFERGFDEEDAALAKAIGEQIGVAVERARLFEEVSQLAITDELTGLYNIRHLKRVLGEEVKRSLRYGRAFSFIMLDIDYFKVYNDQHGHLRGDEVLRIMAGLLQQNVREVDTVFRYGGEEFSVIIPEVAKQEALNIAERIRRVVQDYVFPFEEFQPGGNLTVSMGISGFPEDAEGTEELIDRADRALYRAKLTGRNRICLYDPSLDREAFHPHVPQ; this is translated from the coding sequence ATGGAAGAGACGGCTGGCGGCGGAGGGGAAGGCGGCCTCTGGGCCGGGGAAACGGACCGGGAGGTGCGGAAGCGGGAGTTCATCTTCCGGCTATTCTTCACCCTCGGTTTCCTGCTCCTGGTTCAACTGGAGCGCCTGGACGTGAACCTGGGCGGGGAGATCTCCTACCCCCCACTTTATATCCTGGGAGGAATCTATCTCGCTTACACCCTGGCCACCTACCGCTATTACCGGGTGCTCAGCCTCAGGGGAAGGCTCCGCTGGCTGGCGGCGATCATCGATGTCTCCGCCATCTGCCTGGCCATCTACCTTTGCGGTGGCGTGGAGAGCTATACCTTCCTCTTCCTGGGGCTGGCCTCGCTCATCGGAGGCGTCTACGGCGAGTTCGGAGGGGCGGTGTTCGCCTCCCTTCTGGCCCTCCTGGGGTACACGGCGGTGATCCTGGCCGACCGGACCATTCCCTCGGGTTACGACCTTCCCCGGGCCCTCGCGCTGCGCTACGGGTTCCTGGCCGGAGCCTCCATCCTCAACTTCTACGTGACGGACATACTCCTCAAGGACCGGCGGCGACTGCGACTCTTCTACGAGATAAGCCGCAGTTCGAGCAAGAGCCCGGCCCTTTACAACGTCATATCCGAGATCACCTACCGCATGGCCGAGATCATGCGCGCGGAGATCACGCTCCTCTTGACCCACGACGAGAATTCCGCTTCCCTGGTGGCCCAGCAACCCTCGCCGGGGCTCGACTTCCTGACCGCTACCCGCTTGAGGATGCCCATGGGATCGGAAAGCCTCCTGGTGAAGGCGTTCGAGCAGGGCAGGCCCCTCCTCCTCACCAGGCGTGCCTGCCGGGAAATGGAGCTGCCCGCGCTGCTCCCGGAGATACGCGTGCTAGACCTTTTGGCCTGCCCGCTGGAGGCGCGGGGCAAGAAGATAGGGCTACTGGTGCTAGCCAACAAGATGGACAGGAGGGGCTACTCCCGGCGCGACCTGGAGCTCCTGTGCCTGCTCGCGCCCCACATCTCCGTCTTCCTGGACAACGCCCTCCTCTTCCGGCGCAGCGAGGAGAAGGTCGCCCAGCTGACCAGTCTCATCAGGGTGGTGGACGCCATCCATACCACCTCCAGCCTGGACCAGCTGTACAACCTGGCCATGGACGTCATCCGGGCCCTCTTTGCCCCGGACAAGGCCCTCATTAACCTGGTGGATGCCCAGTCGGGGATGCTAAGAACGGTGCGCAACCTGGGGTATGGTCAGGAGTACGCCGAGAAACACCTGAGCCATCCCTTCGAGCCGGTGGCGGACTGCTTCGTGCTCAGGAGCGGGGACCACTTCTTATGTCCCGATGTGGAGTCCGAAAAGCGGTGTCCCAACATGGTGGTGAGCGAGGATATCCGGTCGGTGCTCTGCGTGCCCATCCGTTCCGGCACCAAGCTGTACGGGATACTGCACATGGCCAGCCATTTCGAAAGGGGCTTCGACGAGGAGGACGCCGCCCTGGCCAAGGCCATAGGGGAGCAGATAGGCGTGGCCGTGGAGAGGGCCCGCCTCTTCGAGGAGGTAAGCCAGCTGGCCATCACCGACGAGCTTACCGGCCTGTACAACATCCGCCACCTCAAGCGGGTACTCGGGGAGGAGGTCAAGCGATCCCTGCGCTACGGAAGGGCCTTCTCCTTCATCATGCTGGATATCGACTATTTCAAGGTCTACAACGACCAGCACGGACACCTGCGCGGAGACGAGGTGCTGCGTATTATGGCCGGCCTCCTGCAGCAGAATGTCCGGGAAGTAGACACCGTCTTCCGCTACGGGGGGGAGGAATTCTCCGTCATCATCCCCGAGGTGGCCAAGCAGGAGGCCCTCAACATCGCGGAACGTATACGGCGGGTGGTCCAGGATTACGTATTCCCCTTCGAGGAATTCCAGCCCGGCGGGAACCTCACCGTCAGCATGGGGATATCCGGTTTTCCGGAAGACGCCGAGGGCACCGAGGAGCTCATCGACCGTGCCGACCGCGCCCTTTACCGCGCCAAACTCACGGGCCGCAACCGCATCTGTCTCTACGACCCCTCCCTGGATCGGGAGGCGTTCCACCCCCATGTGCCCCAATGA
- a CDS encoding LL-diaminopimelate aminotransferase, giving the protein MRVSRRIEELPPYPFAEIDRRVEELRKKGVEIINFGIGDPDLPTPPHVVEELRLQAARPENHRYPSYQGMKRFREAAASWFLGRFGVELDPDREVLTLIGSKEGIAHFPLACLNPGDVALVPDPGYPVYRTAVILSGGQPVDLPLSEENGFLPDLDSVEDAVWEKARVLFINYPNNPTAAVADLSFFERAVFYARRHQVVLVHDNAYSEITYDGYRAPSLLEVPGAREVGLEFHSLSKTYNMTGWRLGFAVGGEEIVAALGKVKTNVDSGVFNAIQLAGVAALEGPQDCVEDNRNVYRRRRDELVNALRSLGWKVDLPRATLYVWMRVPDGHTSESFTRELLDRAGVVVVPGAAYGSRGEGYVRFSLTLPDEELREGVRRLREAFS; this is encoded by the coding sequence GTGAGAGTTTCCAGGAGGATCGAGGAACTCCCGCCCTACCCCTTCGCCGAGATCGACCGGCGAGTGGAGGAGCTCAGGAAAAAGGGAGTGGAGATAATCAACTTCGGCATCGGGGACCCCGATCTGCCCACGCCACCGCACGTGGTGGAGGAGCTCCGCCTTCAGGCGGCGCGCCCGGAGAACCACCGCTATCCCTCCTACCAGGGCATGAAGAGGTTCCGGGAGGCCGCCGCCTCCTGGTTCCTCGGCCGCTTCGGAGTGGAGCTGGATCCCGACCGGGAAGTGTTGACACTCATCGGTTCCAAGGAGGGGATCGCCCACTTTCCCCTGGCCTGCCTGAACCCGGGAGACGTGGCCTTGGTCCCGGATCCCGGTTATCCAGTCTACCGCACGGCGGTCATCCTGTCCGGCGGACAACCGGTGGACCTGCCCCTGAGCGAGGAGAACGGCTTCCTGCCCGACCTGGATTCCGTGGAGGACGCGGTCTGGGAAAAGGCCAGGGTGCTGTTCATCAACTACCCCAACAATCCCACCGCGGCGGTGGCCGACCTTTCCTTCTTCGAGAGGGCCGTCTTCTACGCCAGGCGCCACCAGGTGGTCCTGGTTCACGACAACGCCTATTCGGAGATCACCTACGACGGCTACCGCGCTCCCTCCCTCCTGGAGGTCCCCGGGGCCCGGGAGGTGGGGCTGGAGTTCCATTCCCTATCCAAGACCTACAACATGACCGGATGGCGCCTGGGCTTCGCCGTGGGGGGAGAGGAGATCGTCGCCGCCCTGGGCAAGGTGAAGACCAACGTCGATTCCGGGGTCTTCAACGCCATCCAGCTGGCGGGCGTGGCAGCCCTGGAGGGTCCCCAGGACTGCGTGGAGGACAACCGGAACGTGTACCGCAGGCGGAGGGACGAGCTGGTGAACGCACTACGCTCCCTGGGCTGGAAGGTCGATCTTCCCAGGGCCACCCTCTACGTCTGGATGCGTGTGCCCGACGGCCACACCTCGGAATCCTTCACCCGTGAGCTTCTGGACAGGGCGGGGGTGGTGGTGGTCCCGGGGGCCGCTTACGGGTCCCGCGGGGAAGGATACGTGAGGTTCTCCCTCACCCTGCCCGACGAGGAGCTGAGGGAGGGGGTGCGCAGGCTCCGGGAAGCCTTCTCCTGA
- a CDS encoding sugar phosphate isomerase/epimerase — MGIDFIFSTASLFQWELERIFNLAGEAGFSGVELMVTKRPETQSPKEVRRLAEKYGLSVDCVHAPFLMAARKVWGDYRGKIEHSLEMARRLGAGVVVAHLPYFWQWQYARWVRRDLKSDRERGGVCLALENAMLLKLRRPLNFSFYNSLPTLARFPHLVFDTSHFAIAGVDIFRAWDILGERVRHVHLSNNYLKGFDDHALPFDGRLPLDRFLKLLSTTGYRGKVSLELGPGPLEARLGERRVLSNLRRSLEFCLESV; from the coding sequence ATGGGCATAGATTTCATCTTTTCCACGGCTTCCCTCTTCCAATGGGAGCTGGAGCGCATATTCAATCTGGCCGGCGAGGCGGGCTTCAGCGGCGTGGAGCTCATGGTCACCAAACGCCCCGAGACCCAGTCCCCGAAGGAAGTGAGGCGCCTGGCGGAGAAGTACGGGCTGAGCGTGGATTGCGTTCACGCCCCATTTCTAATGGCGGCGCGGAAGGTGTGGGGCGACTATCGGGGCAAGATCGAGCACTCCCTGGAGATGGCGCGCCGCCTGGGAGCCGGAGTGGTGGTGGCCCATCTGCCCTATTTCTGGCAGTGGCAGTACGCGCGCTGGGTACGCCGGGATCTGAAATCGGACCGGGAGAGGGGAGGCGTATGCCTAGCGCTGGAGAACGCCATGCTGCTCAAGCTGCGCCGCCCCCTCAACTTCAGCTTCTACAACTCCCTTCCGACGCTGGCCCGTTTCCCGCACCTGGTCTTCGACACCAGCCATTTCGCTATCGCTGGCGTGGACATTTTCCGCGCCTGGGATATTCTGGGAGAACGGGTCAGGCACGTCCACCTTTCCAACAATTACCTCAAGGGCTTCGACGATCACGCCCTGCCCTTCGACGGCCGCCTTCCCCTGGACCGTTTCCTGAAGCTGCTCTCGACCACTGGGTACCGGGGCAAGGTCTCCCTGGAGCTCGGTCCAGGTCCCCTGGAAGCGCGGCTGGGCGAGAGGCGGGTGCTGTCCAACCTTAGACGCAGCCTGGAGTTTTGCCTGGAGTCCGTGTAA
- the miaA gene encoding tRNA (adenosine(37)-N6)-dimethylallyltransferase MiaA, translating to MAEGNAGKGIRVAAVLGPTAVGKSRIAVEVARHLEAEIISVDSMQVYRGMDIGTAKPGPELQEIVPHHMIDVADPAEDYSVARFQREARRAVEEVAARGKVPLLVGGTGLYFEAVVYDLRFPPGGEEDELRRELEKWAEEDLDGLKRRLREVDPEFASRGDFSNPRRVIRAMEVYLRTGVPISRFQSRRGEQALVYPYCGVVLDAPRQALYRAIDRRVEEMVSAGLVEEVKALAARGLSRTARQALGYKEVLSYLDSQKPLGETISEIKRRSRRYAKRQLTWFRRLPGLRWLRLEEHELLQHPPESWKRVLECLQEELSGGE from the coding sequence ATGGCCGAGGGGAACGCCGGCAAGGGAATAAGGGTGGCCGCCGTCCTGGGCCCTACGGCGGTGGGGAAAAGCCGCATAGCCGTGGAGGTGGCTCGCCACCTGGAGGCGGAGATCATCTCCGTGGATTCCATGCAGGTATACCGTGGCATGGACATCGGCACCGCCAAGCCGGGGCCCGAGCTGCAGGAGATAGTCCCCCACCACATGATCGACGTGGCGGATCCCGCCGAGGATTATTCCGTGGCCCGCTTCCAGCGGGAGGCGCGCCGGGCGGTGGAGGAAGTGGCGGCACGGGGAAAGGTGCCCCTCCTGGTGGGGGGAACGGGCCTGTACTTCGAGGCAGTGGTCTACGACCTCCGCTTTCCGCCCGGTGGCGAGGAGGACGAACTCCGGCGGGAACTGGAAAAGTGGGCGGAAGAGGACCTGGACGGACTGAAGCGGCGACTGAGGGAGGTGGATCCCGAATTCGCCTCCCGTGGTGACTTCTCCAATCCCCGCCGCGTGATCCGGGCCATGGAAGTCTACCTGCGGACGGGCGTTCCCATTTCCCGCTTCCAGTCGCGTCGCGGCGAGCAGGCGCTGGTCTACCCCTATTGCGGCGTGGTCCTGGATGCCCCCCGCCAGGCCCTCTACCGGGCCATAGACCGAAGGGTGGAAGAGATGGTTTCCGCCGGGCTGGTGGAAGAGGTGAAGGCTCTTGCGGCAAGGGGCCTTTCCCGTACCGCGAGGCAGGCCCTGGGGTACAAGGAGGTCCTTTCCTATCTTGACAGCCAAAAACCCCTCGGGGAGACTATCTCTGAAATAAAGCGCCGTTCCCGGCGCTACGCCAAGAGGCAGCTGACCTGGTTCCGGCGTCTGCCGGGACTTCGATGGTTGAGGCTCGAGGAGCACGAGCTCCTCCAGCATCCCCCCGAGAGCTGGAAAAGAGTGCTCGAGTGCCTGCAGGAGGAGTTGAGCGGAGGAGAGTAG
- the hflX gene encoding GTPase HflX, which produces MSEEHRDLSERLPEEEAEKAVLVSVLWGDVPEGEAEESLAELRSLAETAGAVVVDFLVQSRRKPDSATLLGRGKLEELQRRVSKNGADLVIFDQELTSSQQRNLENALGIKVVDRTALILDIFAQHAHSKEGKAQVEMAQLRYQLTRLTGKGAQLSRLGGGIGTRGPGETKLEVDRRRINMRLRTLNRELRELTRVRRVKRKRRLRLEVPTFSLVGYTNAGKSSLLNRLTDAGVLVEDGLFSTLDPTTRRVVLPGNRRAVITDTVGFINHLPHQLVEAFKSTLEEVREADVLLHVIDASASNIERKTRAVEEVLEELGALEIPTIYVLNKIDLLGAEERESLRRKFPGSVLTSTVTGEGLPELKEKMAAFIPASRTMRLKLPLEEGRLLSLLYRRGRVLEVSTRDGFYRLLAEVPPELVERMRPFREEDGA; this is translated from the coding sequence TTGAGCGAGGAACACAGGGACCTTTCCGAGCGACTCCCGGAAGAGGAGGCGGAGAAGGCCGTACTGGTGAGCGTGCTCTGGGGGGATGTCCCGGAGGGTGAGGCCGAGGAGAGCCTGGCCGAACTGCGCTCCCTGGCTGAAACCGCCGGCGCCGTGGTGGTCGACTTCCTCGTCCAGTCTCGCCGGAAGCCGGATTCCGCCACCCTCCTGGGCAGGGGGAAACTGGAGGAGCTGCAGAGGCGGGTTTCGAAAAATGGCGCCGACCTGGTCATCTTTGATCAGGAGCTCACCTCCTCGCAGCAGCGCAACCTGGAGAACGCCCTGGGCATCAAGGTCGTTGATCGCACCGCCCTCATCCTGGACATCTTCGCCCAGCACGCGCACTCCAAGGAGGGTAAGGCCCAGGTGGAAATGGCCCAGCTGCGCTACCAGCTTACCAGGCTGACCGGGAAGGGCGCCCAGTTGAGCCGCCTGGGAGGAGGGATAGGTACCCGGGGACCCGGCGAGACCAAGCTGGAGGTTGACCGCCGCCGCATAAACATGCGCTTGAGGACCCTGAACCGGGAACTCAGGGAGCTCACCCGGGTGCGTCGCGTGAAGAGGAAGAGGCGCCTGCGCCTGGAGGTCCCCACCTTTTCCCTGGTCGGCTACACCAACGCCGGAAAGTCCTCCCTCCTCAACCGGCTTACCGATGCCGGTGTCCTGGTGGAGGACGGCCTGTTCTCCACCCTGGACCCCACCACCAGGCGGGTGGTGCTTCCGGGGAACCGGCGCGCGGTGATCACCGACACGGTGGGTTTCATCAACCACCTGCCTCACCAGCTGGTGGAGGCCTTCAAGTCCACCCTCGAGGAGGTCAGGGAGGCGGACGTCCTCCTGCACGTCATCGACGCCTCGGCCTCCAATATCGAGCGGAAGACCAGGGCCGTGGAGGAGGTCCTGGAGGAGCTCGGCGCCCTAGAAATTCCCACTATCTACGTGCTCAACAAGATCGACCTCCTGGGGGCGGAGGAAAGGGAATCCCTGCGCAGGAAATTTCCCGGCAGCGTGCTCACCTCCACGGTCACCGGAGAGGGCCTCCCGGAGCTCAAGGAGAAGATGGCCGCCTTCATCCCCGCCTCGCGCACCATGCGTTTGAAGCTTCCCCTGGAGGAGGGCCGCCTCCTCTCCCTGCTTTACCGGCGGGGAAGGGTGCTGGAGGTGAGCACCAGGGACGGTTTTTACCGCCTCCTGGCCGAGGTGCCCCCGGAGCTGGTGGAGAGGATGCGGCCCTTCCGGGAGGAGGACGGGGCCTGA
- the dapF gene encoding diaminopimelate epimerase, which produces MVFYKYHGTGNDFIILSALDRGGPFLAPAEIVELCRRHTGVGADGVIFACPPRAGGDAGMRIFNADGTEAEMCGNGIRCLAKYLYERAGISRETMFVETGAGTKELRLSVEEGRVREVDVDMGFPEFGGPDLPDSVEAGTPMEITLDLPDGARTQALCLSMGNPHCVLFVPEVEKAPVKEWGPHIERHPYFPHRTNVEFVEVVDEGRLRVRVWERGVGETQACGTGACAAFVACVHSGRGVTSMEVSLPGGKLRIYADPGGHVHLVGGAVEIFSGELSPGWMDRH; this is translated from the coding sequence GTGGTCTTTTACAAGTATCACGGCACGGGTAACGATTTCATAATCCTGAGCGCCCTGGACCGCGGAGGGCCTTTCCTTGCCCCCGCGGAGATCGTGGAGCTCTGCCGCAGGCACACCGGCGTGGGAGCGGACGGGGTGATCTTCGCCTGTCCGCCACGTGCCGGGGGGGACGCCGGGATGCGCATCTTCAACGCCGACGGAACGGAGGCGGAGATGTGCGGGAACGGCATCCGTTGCCTGGCCAAGTACCTTTACGAGAGGGCGGGAATCAGCCGGGAGACGATGTTCGTGGAGACCGGGGCCGGGACCAAGGAGCTGCGCCTTTCGGTGGAGGAGGGAAGGGTGCGGGAGGTGGACGTGGACATGGGCTTTCCGGAATTCGGCGGTCCCGATCTCCCGGACTCCGTGGAAGCCGGCACCCCGATGGAGATAACCCTGGACCTCCCGGACGGGGCGAGGACCCAGGCCCTCTGCCTTTCCATGGGCAATCCCCACTGCGTGCTCTTCGTCCCCGAGGTGGAGAAGGCACCGGTAAAGGAATGGGGTCCGCACATCGAGAGACACCCTTATTTTCCCCACCGCACCAACGTGGAGTTCGTGGAGGTGGTGGATGAGGGACGCCTCAGGGTGCGGGTCTGGGAGAGGGGGGTGGGGGAGACCCAGGCCTGCGGAACGGGAGCCTGCGCCGCCTTCGTGGCCTGCGTGCATTCCGGCAGGGGGGTCACCTCCATGGAGGTGTCGCTCCCGGGCGGAAAACTCAGGATCTACGCGGATCCGGGAGGTCACGTACACCTGGTGGGCGGCGCGGTGGAGATATTCAGCGGAGAGTTGAGTCCCGGATGGATGGACCGTCACTGA
- the miaB gene encoding tRNA (N6-isopentenyl adenosine(37)-C2)-methylthiotransferase MiaB, with the protein MEEEKSFALLTFGCQMNLHDAERIAGILHAAGWRETEPGQAGAVILLTCCVRESAEERLYGRLSSLRPLKEERGTLIAVGGCLAQKDGRRLLERASHVDLVFGTHQFPRIAELLEEAAERRVCALGMNGLRLAGLPARRKENFRAWVTITHGCDNFCSYCVVPYVRGREMSRPPEEILEEVGRLVEEGAREINLLGQNVNSYRLREEGRSRFAELLRLLGREFPGVWIRFTTSHPRDFDRRIMEAIAETENVCEHVHLPVQAGSDRILQAMNRGYRAADYLRKVEELRDLVDGVVLTTDLMVGFPGETEEDFRQTLELVERCRFDAAFTFIYNPRPGTAASRLGDDVPREVKLERLERLADLTRRLTAESLRGRVGRVEHVLVEGPSRKDEGMWKARTRGNQLVHFPRGRENLEGKLARVRITHSGSWSLYGELVEIGGFTG; encoded by the coding sequence ATGGAAGAGGAAAAGAGCTTTGCCCTGCTGACCTTCGGTTGCCAGATGAACCTTCACGATGCCGAACGCATCGCCGGCATCCTCCATGCCGCGGGCTGGCGGGAAACCGAACCTGGGCAGGCCGGGGCAGTCATCCTCCTCACCTGCTGCGTGAGGGAGAGTGCCGAGGAGAGGCTTTACGGCCGGCTTTCCTCCCTCCGGCCGTTGAAGGAGGAGAGGGGCACCCTTATCGCCGTGGGCGGCTGCCTGGCCCAGAAGGACGGCCGGCGGCTCCTGGAGAGGGCCTCCCACGTGGACCTGGTCTTCGGGACCCACCAGTTTCCCCGTATCGCCGAGCTTCTGGAAGAGGCGGCCGAAAGGCGCGTCTGCGCTCTGGGGATGAACGGTCTCCGCCTGGCTGGCCTTCCGGCCAGGAGGAAGGAGAACTTCAGGGCTTGGGTGACCATAACCCACGGGTGCGACAACTTCTGTTCCTACTGCGTGGTCCCCTACGTCCGCGGAAGGGAAATGAGTAGGCCCCCGGAAGAGATACTCGAGGAAGTAGGACGCTTGGTGGAGGAGGGCGCGCGGGAGATCAACCTCCTTGGCCAGAACGTAAACTCCTACCGCCTCCGAGAGGAGGGGCGCAGCCGTTTCGCCGAGCTGCTGCGCCTCCTGGGGCGGGAATTCCCGGGGGTATGGATACGCTTCACCACCTCCCACCCTCGCGATTTCGACCGCCGGATAATGGAGGCCATCGCGGAGACGGAGAACGTATGCGAGCACGTCCACCTCCCCGTGCAGGCCGGTTCGGACCGCATACTCCAGGCCATGAACCGGGGTTACCGGGCGGCGGATTACCTTCGCAAGGTGGAGGAACTGCGGGACCTGGTGGATGGCGTGGTCCTGACCACCGACCTCATGGTAGGCTTTCCGGGGGAGACCGAGGAGGACTTCCGGCAGACCCTGGAACTGGTGGAACGGTGCCGGTTCGACGCCGCTTTCACCTTCATATACAACCCGCGTCCGGGCACCGCCGCCTCGCGGCTCGGCGACGACGTCCCCAGGGAGGTAAAGCTTGAAAGGCTGGAAAGGCTGGCGGACCTCACCCGCCGACTGACCGCGGAGAGCCTGCGGGGGAGGGTGGGAAGGGTGGAGCACGTTCTGGTGGAAGGCCCCAGCCGCAAGGACGAGGGCATGTGGAAGGCGCGCACCAGGGGAAATCAGCTGGTGCATTTCCCTCGGGGTCGGGAGAACCTGGAGGGTAAGCTGGCCCGGGTGAGGATCACCCACTCCGGCAGCTGGAGCCTTTACGGGGAACTGGTGGAGATAGGCGGCTTTACCGGTTGA
- a CDS encoding class III extradiol dioxygenase subunit B-like domain-containing protein — protein MSAEAGILGGCIVPHPPLLVPDIGGRELERVRSTREAMEKLGSAVRDLGPDVLVMISPHTPIFRDAFSVKVGERLEGSFASFGCPQVRIAKNNDVELARAVVEEAKAEGLPLVPLEHSRGGWLDRGEELDHGLLVPLYYLDRYLETPIISLSISGLDYRSHFRLGRIARRACRRTGRKAVFVASGDLSHRLIRGAPAGYHPRAAEFDRRIVDIARTGDFESLYLLEEELVEAAGECGLRSIHALWGALKDGELHNQVLSYEGPFGVGYLVSLHLISSREV, from the coding sequence GTGAGCGCTGAAGCGGGAATCTTAGGCGGGTGCATAGTCCCCCACCCTCCGCTGCTGGTGCCCGACATCGGGGGCAGGGAACTAGAGAGGGTGCGTTCCACCCGGGAAGCCATGGAGAAACTGGGGTCGGCCGTCAGGGACCTGGGCCCGGACGTCCTGGTGATGATCTCTCCCCACACCCCCATTTTCCGGGACGCCTTCTCCGTCAAGGTGGGGGAAAGGCTGGAGGGGAGTTTCGCCTCCTTCGGATGTCCTCAGGTGCGCATAGCCAAGAACAACGATGTCGAGCTGGCTCGCGCCGTGGTCGAGGAAGCCAAGGCGGAGGGCCTCCCCCTGGTACCCCTGGAGCACTCGAGGGGAGGCTGGCTGGACAGGGGCGAGGAGCTGGACCACGGGCTTCTGGTGCCCCTCTACTACCTCGACCGGTATCTGGAAACGCCCATAATCTCCCTGTCCATCTCCGGGCTGGATTACCGGAGCCACTTCCGCCTGGGGAGGATCGCGCGCCGGGCATGCCGCCGGACGGGGAGGAAGGCCGTCTTCGTGGCCAGCGGGGATCTTTCTCACCGCCTTATAAGGGGGGCGCCGGCCGGGTATCATCCCCGGGCAGCGGAGTTCGACCGCCGCATCGTGGACATCGCCCGCACCGGGGACTTCGAGTCCCTGTACCTGCTGGAGGAGGAACTGGTGGAAGCGGCTGGGGAATGCGGACTCCGTTCCATCCACGCCCTGTGGGGAGCCTTGAAGGACGGGGAGCTGCACAACCAAGTGCTTTCCTACGAGGGTCCCTTCGGGGTAGGGTACCTGGTGTCCCTGCACCTCATCTCCTCTCGGGAGGTGTGA
- the pgsA gene encoding CDP-diacylglycerol--glycerol-3-phosphate 3-phosphatidyltransferase — protein MIRRNIANFFTCLRIALIPVVVWLIFAADPHARDAAHAWALAAFVFAAMTDFIDGQIARRTNTISEFGKVVDPLADRLLVIAVLVALMWRSFMPLWMGIVIVSRDVLMLVGAPVVGIRDPQVREKLAVHWTGKLATALLFTAICIFIYWNLYRQVNPVGLAIFCAGILFSYLSGFIYLHRGIKLLGARLES, from the coding sequence ATGATCAGGAGGAACATCGCTAACTTCTTCACCTGTCTGCGCATAGCGCTCATCCCGGTGGTGGTGTGGCTTATCTTCGCCGCCGACCCTCACGCCAGGGACGCGGCTCATGCCTGGGCCCTCGCCGCCTTCGTCTTCGCCGCCATGACGGATTTCATAGACGGCCAGATAGCGCGCCGCACCAACACCATATCCGAGTTCGGCAAGGTGGTGGACCCGCTGGCCGACCGCCTTCTGGTCATCGCCGTGCTGGTGGCCCTCATGTGGCGTTCCTTCATGCCCCTGTGGATGGGGATCGTGATCGTGAGCAGGGACGTGCTCATGCTCGTGGGCGCCCCGGTGGTGGGCATCAGGGACCCGCAGGTGAGGGAGAAGCTGGCCGTGCACTGGACGGGCAAGCTGGCCACCGCCCTGCTCTTTACCGCCATCTGCATCTTCATCTACTGGAACCTCTACCGGCAGGTGAACCCCGTGGGGCTGGCGATATTCTGCGCGGGCATCCTCTTCTCCTACCTCAGCGGTTTCATCTACCTCCACAGGGGTATAAAATTGTTAGGAGCAAGGCTGGAATCCTGA
- the amrA gene encoding AmmeMemoRadiSam system protein A: MSGKETRSPSSPHVSLARAAIEKWVRERKILDPGPRERLPEELRERAGAFVSLKKGGELRGCIGTFQPTRDNLAEEIVSNAISAATRDPRFPPVSPDELPDLDISVDVLSEPEPVEDISQLDPRRYGVIVQSGGRLGLLLPDLEGVDTVEEQLDIARRKAGIGGHEPIHIYRFTVRRHH, encoded by the coding sequence ATGAGCGGGAAGGAAACCCGGAGCCCGAGCAGCCCTCACGTGTCCCTTGCCCGAGCGGCCATCGAGAAGTGGGTCCGGGAGAGGAAAATCCTGGATCCCGGACCCCGGGAGAGGCTGCCCGAGGAGCTGCGGGAGCGGGCCGGAGCCTTCGTTAGCCTCAAGAAGGGGGGCGAGCTCAGGGGGTGCATCGGCACCTTCCAGCCCACCCGGGATAACCTGGCCGAGGAGATTGTCTCCAACGCCATCAGCGCCGCCACCCGCGATCCCCGCTTCCCCCCCGTGAGCCCGGATGAACTCCCGGACCTGGACATAAGCGTGGATGTCCTGAGCGAACCGGAACCGGTGGAGGACATCTCCCAACTCGACCCCCGCCGCTACGGGGTCATCGTCCAGAGCGGAGGGCGGCTGGGCCTCCTCCTCCCGGACCTGGAAGGCGTGGACACCGTGGAGGAGCAGCTGGACATCGCCAGGCGCAAGGCCGGGATCGGCGGGCACGAACCCATCCACATCTACCGTTTCACGGTCCGGAGGCACCATTGA